The Chloroflexota bacterium genome window below encodes:
- a CDS encoding metal-sensitive transcriptional regulator — protein MEDTESRGELVRRLKRIEGQTRGVQKMVEEGRDCADILHQLSAINEAVRSVSVMLAEQYAHECLGAVSGKGTKSRQAIAAMIDAIARVPR, from the coding sequence ATGGAAGATACTGAATCGCGCGGGGAACTGGTGCGGCGACTCAAACGCATCGAAGGACAAACGCGGGGCGTGCAAAAAATGGTGGAGGAGGGGCGCGATTGCGCCGACATTCTACATCAGCTTTCCGCGATCAATGAAGCCGTACGGAGCGTGAGTGTCATGCTCGCCGAACAATACGCGCACGAATGTTTGGGCGCGGTATCGGGCAAGGGCACGAAATCGCGCCAAGCCATCGCGGCGATGATTGACGCCATTGCGCGCGTCCCAAGATAA
- a CDS encoding zinc ribbon domain-containing protein produces MPIYEYECKDCREPFEVFVRSMSARVQAVCPKCGGEHVQREVTAASALGMSGAAASASVSSCAPSG; encoded by the coding sequence ATGCCGATTTACGAATACGAATGCAAAGATTGTCGTGAACCATTTGAAGTATTTGTCCGCTCGATGAGCGCGCGCGTGCAAGCCGTGTGTCCCAAGTGCGGAGGCGAACACGTTCAGCGCGAGGTCACGGCGGCAAGCGCGTTGGGAATGAGCGGAGCGGCGGCGTCTGCTTCGGTCAGTTCGTGCGCGCCGAGTGGTTGA
- a CDS encoding DUF302 domain-containing protein encodes MTMDAVVTIETRKPFDDAVTAVEQNIAAKGFRVLHIHDVQTTFAEKGITREPYKIIEVCNVKYAHQALTADPLIGLLMPCKINVFTDQGATKINLLAPSILSEFFPDANLSLMAREVETILREVVETASKVEN; translated from the coding sequence ATGACGATGGATGCGGTGGTTACGATTGAAACGCGGAAACCGTTTGACGATGCCGTGACAGCCGTCGAGCAGAATATCGCGGCGAAAGGGTTTCGCGTGTTGCACATTCACGACGTCCAAACGACGTTCGCCGAAAAGGGCATCACGCGTGAGCCGTACAAAATCATCGAAGTGTGCAACGTCAAGTACGCGCATCAGGCGTTGACGGCTGACCCGTTGATTGGGTTGCTAATGCCGTGCAAGATCAACGTGTTCACCGACCAGGGCGCGACCAAAATCAATTTGCTCGCGCCCTCCATCCTGTCCGAGTTTTTTCCAGATGCGAATTTATCTCTGATGGCGCGCGAAGTCGAAACGATTTTGCGTGAGGTGGTTGAAACTGCAAGCAAGGTGGAGAATTAG
- the trxA gene encoding thioredoxin: MSATQLLHVNDAEFHTNVLESQTPVLVDFWAAWCGPCRVIAPFVEEIARDYAGKATVAKMDTDANPMTPMQYGIQGIPTLIFFKGGKEVDRIVGVVPKAVIAKKLDAVLAK; the protein is encoded by the coding sequence ATGAGCGCAACTCAACTTTTGCACGTGAACGACGCGGAATTCCACACGAACGTTTTGGAATCGCAGACGCCGGTGCTAGTGGACTTTTGGGCGGCGTGGTGCGGACCGTGCCGCGTGATTGCGCCTTTCGTCGAAGAAATCGCGCGCGATTATGCCGGTAAAGCGACCGTCGCCAAAATGGATACGGATGCCAATCCGATGACGCCGATGCAGTACGGCATTCAGGGCATCCCAACCTTGATCTTTTTCAAGGGTGGCAAGGAAGTGGACCGAATCGTCGGGGTCGTGCCGAAGGCAGTCATCGCAAAAAAACTAGACGCGGTGCTCGCCAAATAG